The proteins below come from a single Candidatus Delongbacteria bacterium genomic window:
- a CDS encoding transglycosylase domain-containing protein: MKKVVSKIIISIVIIIIILPLSAVGYYFYIPDMNYLKITNPEKSSLMVTHELRDKQKYSLNNRWLKINSIPKEFVKTLLIAEDASFYFHNGYDLEEIKASFEKNMETGKVSRGGSTITQQLAKNLFLSTDKSYIRKLKELIYSIKLENTLPKKRILEIYLNIIEMDKGVFGMENGSFNYYGKSILDLNIDEFLGLVCLIPRPVKEHPGSTSKWYTSRYKKLHNKLVYYKVIED; the protein is encoded by the coding sequence ATGAAAAAAGTAGTAAGTAAAATTATAATTAGCATTGTAATAATCATTATAATATTACCACTTAGTGCAGTCGGATATTATTTTTATATACCAGATATGAATTATCTGAAGATTACTAATCCTGAAAAATCATCTCTGATGGTTACACATGAACTTAGAGATAAACAGAAATACTCACTCAACAATAGATGGTTAAAAATAAACTCTATTCCCAAGGAGTTTGTGAAAACCTTATTGATAGCAGAAGATGCTTCTTTCTATTTTCATAATGGTTATGACTTAGAAGAAATTAAAGCTTCATTTGAGAAGAATATGGAGACGGGTAAAGTATCAAGAGGCGGAAGTACGATAACACAGCAACTCGCAAAAAATCTATTTTTATCCACAGACAAAAGCTATATTAGAAAGTTAAAAGAACTAATCTATTCAATCAAACTAGAAAATACTCTTCCGAAAAAAAGAATACTCGAAATATATTTAAACATTATAGAGATGGATAAGGGTGTTTTTGGTATGGAAAATGGAAGTTTTAATTATTATGGTAAATCAATTCTTGATTTAAACATTGATGAGTTTCTGGGACTCGTATGTTTGATCCCAAGACCAGTAAAGGAACATCCTGGATCTACCAGTAAATGGTATACATCAAGATACAAAAAGTTACATAATAAATTAGTATATTATAAGGTGATTGAAGATTAA
- a CDS encoding DHH family phosphoesterase codes for MTFSFSDYLLRLKNRNNSSFSLITGNQSADCDSVFSSLLGGFYLSSMENLYIPVISVKYREIFWRKDLIKILNDHSIDPKLFLYIDEVNGIIEKAKGVVLVDHNAPFHPFSKYSDMITAIYDHHEMENNNSKIEIVLSNSTSCITIFYNLLKQKNLNCNFVASLTLHTMYLDSFGFSDKFKKYNDDDFVLYKLLLKSLSIKPTSLKAILDLRFDNFGLDCEALILKDYKSYNLNSAKVGSSTITNTLCRLEIDINKFNNSVQKIMSDENLNFYFGLMFARDDKRELFFAFRNTPKKELLMCLIYRFGLKVLRLGVNCILFSQKDLYISRKKMMPIVLELIDSNS; via the coding sequence TTGACATTTTCGTTTTCTGATTATTTATTGAGATTAAAGAATAGAAATAATTCTTCATTTTCGCTAATTACAGGTAATCAATCGGCCGATTGTGATTCAGTTTTTTCGTCACTTTTAGGAGGATTTTACTTATCCTCGATGGAGAACCTCTATATTCCAGTAATTTCTGTTAAGTATAGAGAGATCTTTTGGCGAAAAGATTTAATCAAAATACTTAATGATCACTCAATTGATCCTAAATTGTTTTTGTACATCGATGAGGTAAATGGGATTATTGAAAAAGCTAAGGGAGTAGTTCTGGTGGATCATAATGCTCCATTTCATCCTTTTTCTAAATACTCTGATATGATTACTGCTATTTACGATCATCACGAAATGGAAAATAATAATTCAAAAATTGAAATTGTCCTTTCTAATTCAACTTCCTGTATTACAATATTTTATAATTTGCTAAAACAGAAAAATCTGAATTGTAATTTTGTAGCCTCTCTTACTCTTCATACTATGTATCTTGACTCCTTCGGCTTTTCAGATAAGTTTAAAAAATATAATGATGACGACTTTGTTCTATATAAGCTATTGTTAAAAAGTCTATCTATCAAACCAACCTCACTAAAAGCAATTTTAGATTTAAGATTTGATAATTTTGGACTGGATTGTGAAGCCTTGATTTTGAAAGATTATAAATCTTACAATCTCAATAGTGCAAAAGTTGGCTCATCAACCATAACAAATACATTATGTAGATTAGAAATTGATATCAATAAATTCAATAATTCGGTGCAGAAAATAATGTCAGATGAAAATCTAAACTTTTACTTTGGACTTATGTTTGCGAGAGATGACAAACGTGAACTTTTTTTTGCTTTTAGAAATACTCCCAAGAAAGAGCTCTTGATGTGCCTGATATACCGTTTTGGCTTAAAAGTTCTTAGATTAGGAGTAAACTGTATCCTTTTTAGTCAGAAAGATCTTTATATAAGCAGGAAAAAGATGATGCCTATAGTTTTAGAGTTAATAGACTCCAACTCATAA
- a CDS encoding ribonuclease HII — protein MLIWYLRSGKIVLKAKMRKKIKENIEKLINFDRDLLNDYEILCGIDEAGRGPLAGPVVAAAVILDYNNLPEMLGDSKQLNESERELAHDQIVEKSVAYGIGIVEAEEIDRINILKATFLAMKKAKDQLNINTPVYLIDGRDKPFHDVEQIAIVKGDSKSAAISAASILAKVTRDRIMVTLGKTFPEYNFEKNKGYGTKEHIEVIKKIGKSISHRKSFKLDFEKEEQLKLF, from the coding sequence ATGTTAATTTGGTATCTTAGGAGTGGTAAAATAGTTTTGAAAGCAAAAATGCGGAAAAAAATTAAAGAAAATATTGAAAAACTAATCAATTTTGACAGAGATTTGCTAAATGATTACGAGATATTATGCGGAATAGATGAAGCAGGAAGGGGGCCTCTAGCTGGACCAGTTGTTGCTGCTGCGGTGATTTTAGATTATAATAACCTACCTGAAATGCTTGGTGATTCAAAACAACTAAATGAAAGCGAAAGAGAACTTGCTCACGATCAAATTGTTGAAAAATCTGTTGCTTATGGAATTGGCATTGTGGAAGCTGAGGAAATTGATAGAATAAATATTCTCAAAGCAACTTTTTTGGCTATGAAAAAAGCAAAAGATCAGTTAAATATAAATACGCCTGTTTATTTAATTGACGGTAGAGATAAACCTTTTCATGATGTAGAACAAATTGCAATAGTTAAGGGTGACTCAAAATCAGCTGCGATTAGTGCGGCATCAATACTGGCAAAGGTAACAAGAGACAGAATTATGGTAACGCTGGGAAAAACATTTCCAGAGTATAATTTCGAAAAAAATAAAGGATATGGCACAAAAGAGCATATCGAGGTAATTAAAAAGATAGGAAAATCTATTTCTCACAGAAAAAGTTTTAAACTAGACTTTGAAAAAGAAGAACAACTAAAATTATTTTGA
- a CDS encoding carboxymuconolactone decarboxylase family protein, which yields MSKIEDFIKERERLNEIVLDNSGKDIKRFFTLDGAVYKEGYFSEKVKESMGLVASLVLRCDDCINYHILQCKSKGLTDGELDEILSIGLIVGGSIVIPHLRRALGIWEELKGVNSELQV from the coding sequence ATGTCAAAAATAGAAGATTTTATTAAAGAAAGAGAAAGATTAAACGAGATTGTCCTAGATAATTCAGGAAAAGATATTAAAAGATTTTTTACTCTGGATGGTGCTGTTTATAAAGAAGGTTATTTTTCTGAAAAGGTCAAAGAATCTATGGGGCTTGTTGCTTCACTTGTTTTAAGATGTGATGATTGTATAAACTATCATATATTGCAATGTAAAAGTAAAGGACTAACTGATGGAGAATTAGATGAAATTCTTTCAATTGGTTTAATTGTAGGTGGTTCGATAGTTATTCCTCATCTTAGAAGGGCTTTAGGTATTTGGGAAGAGTTGAAAGGAGTAAATTCTGAACTGCAAGTCTGA
- the dnaX gene encoding DNA polymerase III subunit gamma/tau: MSYLVIARKYRPSTFEEVIGQDHVTKTLTNAIKLNKVHHAYIFTGPRGVGKTSISRILAKALNCETGITAKPCGICKNCQEIESGFSIDVREIDGASNRSIDDIRELRDGIKFSPASCRKKIYILDEVHMLTTQAFNALLKTLEEPPEHALFIFATTEINEVPATILSRCQRFDFKRVPIDILSDSLKEICDKENIEIDEESLLMIARAGDGSVRDSQSVLDRVIAFCGTKINSDNAAEALGLPQYLSYHQLFNICLKQSSSELFKYVDNIVSEGVHFNSYLNGLMEFVRNLMIYQSTGSTDSLYLSKSNTDILQKLLGVYKDNDLMVFLDLISKGILTLKSSMNARIDFELVLMKILFYEPVNLLSEILSKLENIDSDVEISSEMFKQLNFGDAIPKNDEKIVPIDEKSLSNENTQDLSKIEQIAVDTNNDAIEDEMISEPDHYSESIDDMVVNESDSFDDIENVLENDNIEEDNNDQSDTEDLMALSIDEIRSRWKEMSEFIFTQIPMLTEVWKKAVPISYTEKTIKVMFDNSDKTLKNLTLTKLDELISFVEKFYGVEGLKIQIVSGVVNDSDRIFEIEKNKEVLEVELKEKFLEKTKLEFLFSDPYNCKILVKK; the protein is encoded by the coding sequence ATGTCATACTTAGTGATAGCTAGAAAATATCGTCCGTCAACTTTCGAAGAGGTAATCGGACAAGACCATGTAACTAAAACTTTAACTAATGCAATAAAGTTAAATAAAGTTCACCATGCATATATTTTCACAGGTCCAAGAGGTGTGGGGAAAACATCAATTTCAAGAATTCTTGCAAAAGCATTAAATTGTGAAACGGGAATCACAGCTAAACCATGTGGCATCTGTAAAAATTGTCAGGAAATCGAATCCGGTTTCAGTATTGATGTAAGGGAGATAGATGGAGCTTCTAATAGAAGCATCGACGATATCAGAGAACTCAGAGATGGTATAAAATTTTCGCCAGCTTCTTGCAGGAAAAAAATCTATATCCTTGATGAAGTTCACATGCTCACTACTCAAGCATTCAATGCTCTTCTCAAAACACTTGAAGAGCCACCAGAGCATGCTCTTTTTATTTTTGCAACTACTGAAATAAATGAAGTTCCTGCTACTATTCTATCAAGGTGTCAAAGGTTTGATTTCAAAAGGGTTCCAATAGATATTCTTTCAGATTCTCTAAAGGAGATTTGTGATAAAGAAAATATTGAGATAGATGAGGAATCTCTTTTGATGATTGCAAGAGCTGGCGACGGCTCGGTAAGGGATAGTCAATCAGTATTGGATAGAGTAATTGCATTCTGTGGTACAAAGATAAATTCTGATAATGCAGCGGAAGCACTTGGTTTACCCCAATATCTAAGCTATCATCAATTGTTTAATATATGTTTGAAACAAAGTAGCTCTGAGCTATTCAAATATGTAGATAATATTGTTTCTGAAGGTGTTCATTTTAATTCATATCTCAATGGTCTAATGGAATTTGTCAGAAATCTAATGATTTACCAATCCACTGGATCTACGGATTCCCTTTATCTTTCGAAATCAAATACCGATATTCTGCAAAAACTTTTGGGAGTTTACAAAGATAATGATCTGATGGTTTTTCTTGACCTGATAAGCAAAGGTATTTTAACCCTAAAATCAAGTATGAATGCCAGAATAGATTTTGAGCTTGTACTAATGAAAATTCTTTTTTATGAGCCTGTAAATCTTCTGTCAGAAATTCTTAGTAAACTTGAAAATATCGATAGCGATGTTGAAATTAGTTCTGAAATGTTTAAGCAATTAAATTTTGGTGATGCAATTCCAAAAAATGATGAAAAAATTGTTCCTATTGATGAAAAATCTTTATCCAATGAAAATACTCAGGATCTTTCAAAAATTGAGCAAATAGCAGTGGATACGAACAATGATGCTATAGAAGATGAAATGATTTCAGAACCTGATCATTATAGTGAATCAATCGATGATATGGTTGTAAACGAGAGTGATTCCTTCGATGATATCGAAAATGTTTTAGAAAATGACAATATTGAGGAAGACAATAACGATCAATCTGATACTGAAGATCTAATGGCACTTTCTATCGATGAGATTAGATCAAGATGGAAAGAGATGAGTGAGTTTATATTTACGCAGATTCCAATGCTCACTGAAGTTTGGAAGAAAGCTGTTCCGATCTCATATACTGAAAAAACAATAAAAGTTATGTTTGACAATAGTGATAAGACCCTGAAAAATCTAACTTTGACAAAATTGGATGAACTTATTTCTTTTGTAGAAAAGTTTTATGGTGTGGAAGGTCTGAAAATTCAGATTGTTTCTGGTGTAGTAAATGATTCTGACAGAATTTTTGAAATAGAAAAAAATAAAGAAGTTCTCGAAGTAGAGCTGAAAGAGAAGTTTTTAGAGAAAACAAAACTAGAATTTCTTTTTAGCGATCCATACAATTGTAAAATATTGGTAAAAAAGTAA
- the recR gene encoding recombination protein RecR codes for MKINSYFEDLVLQFSRLPGIGKRSARSMANYIVTLDKAKALQFAEAVINAKEHLRFCEKCFNLTENRYCEICESNKRDSSLLMIVENYKDIQFIEEAGFFNGIYHVLGGLLNPLDGVTASMLKVSDLEKRFEHESFSELILGLPFSLEGDATSLYILDIFEYRGIKITRPVKGIPVGGDLSHSDTITIRESFLQRKQL; via the coding sequence ATGAAAATTAATAGCTATTTTGAGGATCTGGTTTTACAATTTTCCCGATTACCAGGAATAGGTAAAAGATCTGCCAGATCAATGGCAAACTATATTGTTACCCTGGATAAAGCAAAAGCTCTTCAATTTGCCGAAGCAGTGATAAATGCTAAGGAGCATTTAAGATTTTGTGAAAAATGTTTTAATCTGACTGAAAACAGATATTGTGAAATATGTGAATCAAATAAAAGAGATTCATCGCTTTTAATGATCGTGGAAAATTATAAAGACATACAATTCATAGAAGAAGCAGGCTTTTTTAACGGAATATATCATGTACTGGGTGGTCTTCTCAACCCGCTTGATGGAGTTACTGCATCTATGTTAAAAGTTTCTGATTTGGAAAAAAGATTTGAACATGAATCATTTTCTGAACTGATTTTAGGTTTACCCTTTTCTCTGGAGGGTGATGCTACATCTCTCTATATTTTAGATATTTTTGAATACAGAGGTATCAAAATTACAAGACCTGTCAAAGGAATCCCTGTTGGTGGAGATCTCAGTCACTCAGATACTATTACAATTCGTGAATCTTTCCTGCAGAGAAAACAATTGTAA
- a CDS encoding YbaB/EbfC family nucleoid-associated protein, producing the protein MNNSGLDMSALLKQAQKMQDDMQKTQEELETKEVTGTAGGGMVTVVANGRKKVLSIKIKPEAVDADDVESLEDLVLAAVNQAIDNADKLSSDELSKVMPKLPGNFKIPGF; encoded by the coding sequence ATGAATAATAGTGGTCTTGATATGAGTGCTTTGTTAAAACAAGCTCAAAAAATGCAAGATGATATGCAAAAAACTCAGGAAGAACTAGAAACTAAAGAAGTAACTGGAACCGCTGGAGGTGGAATGGTTACTGTAGTTGCAAATGGAAGAAAAAAAGTACTTTCTATAAAAATAAAACCAGAAGCAGTTGATGCTGACGATGTTGAATCTCTTGAAGATCTTGTTTTAGCAGCTGTAAATCAAGCTATAGACAATGCTGACAAATTATCAAGTGATGAACTTAGTAAAGTTATGCCAAAACTACCTGGCAATTTTAAAATTCCTGGTTTCTAG